One Fuerstiella marisgermanici DNA window includes the following coding sequences:
- a CDS encoding FliA/WhiG family RNA polymerase sigma factor, translating into MATKISEDIVDVWIAFKKDQSDQTLRNRLMERYLPLVRYNAERVWAKLPEGVDLNDLMSAGVFGLMDAIEAFDMERGVKFETYCVPRIRGAMLDELRTMDWVPRLVRSKASKLEAARKAAVAKTGRPPTDAELASEMGLGIGEFEKHKAEASAINLVSLNKKWYETDSYKDVREVDVLQDAKGEDPTDGIQKLDVMKIVTKGLNRNERLIIILYYYEELTMKEIGSTLGLSESRVSQMHSSIVNRLKEQLNGRRPEFS; encoded by the coding sequence ATGGCTACCAAAATCAGTGAAGATATCGTCGACGTCTGGATTGCGTTCAAAAAGGACCAATCCGACCAGACTCTGCGTAATCGCCTGATGGAACGGTATCTACCACTGGTCAGATACAATGCAGAACGCGTGTGGGCCAAGCTACCGGAAGGCGTGGATCTTAACGATCTGATGTCCGCTGGCGTGTTTGGCCTGATGGATGCCATCGAAGCGTTCGACATGGAACGCGGCGTGAAGTTCGAAACCTACTGCGTGCCTCGTATTCGAGGTGCCATGCTAGACGAACTTCGCACGATGGACTGGGTGCCTCGACTGGTCCGCAGCAAGGCCAGCAAGCTGGAAGCTGCTCGCAAAGCGGCTGTCGCCAAGACCGGCCGTCCACCGACGGATGCCGAACTGGCCAGCGAAATGGGCCTTGGGATTGGCGAGTTCGAAAAGCACAAGGCTGAGGCGTCCGCCATTAATCTGGTGAGTCTCAACAAGAAGTGGTACGAAACGGACAGCTACAAGGACGTTCGCGAAGTCGACGTCCTGCAGGACGCCAAGGGTGAAGACCCGACAGACGGCATTCAAAAGCTGGACGTGATGAAGATCGTGACCAAAGGTCTAAACCGTAATGAACGGTTGATCATCATTCTGTATTACTACGAAGAACTGACGATGAAGGAAATTGGTTCGACATTGGGCCTGTCGGAATCACGAGTCAGCCAGATGCATTCGAGCATCGTGAACCGGCTGAAGGAGCAATTAAACGGTCGCCGACCGGAATTTAGTTAG
- a CDS encoding beta strand repeat-containing protein has translation MPSVFRFIDQLRHRLHARPSTRRQPKPQAAHSRSQLKVTRLEQRILLDAGFGINMAGILTLNGFDAGDTLTMQGDLGSSVLPPTGVASFTLTDGVWDATDADLLSPEFSLSPDSKTLIFNSPVSVDGVAIDASTAPLDGVATSGGGLQVDQLQITNGGDVDLSTAGNNFSSVSVLADNLTLVDADDLQLNNLDISGTINVTTNGDITDAAGSEITVGGSAAFTADSVTLGDDAADETNFGSLRVTASSDVQISEDSDILVESVNGDNVVLTSAGRIDDAAADITNDITANTIDLNAADGIGETAELELAATSISADTTAGDIDLDNQSAAATTVTSLTTQDGVIRFDQSGGGDVSFTNVASADASGTANAADITLTSSAGLTAGDITTEGTGSAGTAASDITLSAGSPTVAADSILLTGLVDAGEGTVRLISNGTINQTAAGMITAGILGVRQEGTTGDIRLGGAANDVDVLAAQNLAVGGDVVYFDNSAATIANVAARNADGVSFSSTTGVSANAGDINITTVGDLIVNEDINAAHNSLTTSIDEAITLISRQGNFELADSTIISSDENTAAGVFDDVTGDRITIIAGSVSGTGNVNLGTNVEVRTDGGVARQIAPRPTAFASAPTDGAESAFVTLSNAQNRRSSLTPLGDSLLGVMQLVFGVDGEENLQVVVDWGVVSQTSLTDAGLAGDAVPGNILMDVLEFSLTDADKTIYNIDEGGLEYRIPHLYSPLDLGSTPNDRNGHEVNPGIIGVRFSVSQHASINVWGDSATIPGSTDVNSPPPFTSSNPLQTITDATGQVINQPDAGLSLLSSTDTNPTDQFPQQTTETLFDDDVLTNSGVPVGRSEWEFTAGPPPGTVLNQPQARPTIDARPLDARDPLPIFETIADDVSFGAGASSETAIGTEVYLQIRRQYELDAAAEVVVSRVTDNDFISSRESFEAFVRDNPELTDGSGYEVWLVTETDGQVVQRPIVQFEITGGRPEPATEELPASLEPLELQPVPFEQPDGEDGAAEEPDADGNVDARADAEADEDTDASEQDDMATEGGVIAIPVIATSAAAKWRQQQKRRDDGTELTSVARRIRRMKSGD, from the coding sequence GTGCCATCCGTCTTCCGGTTTATTGATCAATTGCGTCACCGCCTTCACGCCCGGCCGTCCACTCGACGGCAACCGAAACCACAGGCGGCACATTCCCGCAGTCAACTCAAGGTGACTCGCCTGGAACAACGTATCCTGCTGGACGCGGGTTTCGGAATCAATATGGCGGGCATCCTGACGCTCAACGGTTTCGACGCCGGCGATACGCTCACGATGCAGGGCGACCTCGGTTCCAGCGTGTTGCCGCCCACCGGTGTCGCCAGCTTCACGCTCACTGATGGAGTTTGGGACGCCACCGACGCCGATCTGCTCTCGCCGGAATTTTCACTTTCGCCCGACTCCAAAACCCTGATTTTCAATTCGCCAGTCAGTGTTGACGGTGTCGCGATCGATGCGAGCACCGCGCCGCTGGATGGCGTGGCGACTTCGGGCGGTGGTTTGCAGGTGGACCAACTGCAAATCACCAACGGTGGCGACGTCGATCTATCAACTGCTGGCAACAACTTCAGCAGCGTTTCCGTTTTGGCTGACAACCTGACTCTGGTTGACGCCGACGATCTTCAACTAAACAACCTCGACATCAGTGGCACGATAAACGTCACGACTAACGGCGACATCACGGACGCAGCCGGAAGCGAAATCACGGTCGGCGGATCAGCGGCCTTCACTGCCGACAGCGTAACACTCGGCGACGACGCGGCCGACGAAACTAACTTCGGCAGTCTGCGAGTGACGGCCAGTAGTGATGTGCAGATTTCAGAAGATTCTGACATCCTGGTCGAATCAGTGAACGGTGACAACGTTGTCTTGACCTCAGCCGGCCGCATCGACGACGCGGCAGCCGACATAACAAACGACATCACCGCAAACACCATTGACTTGAATGCTGCCGACGGGATCGGCGAGACCGCAGAACTGGAACTGGCGGCGACGTCAATTTCGGCCGACACCACGGCTGGAGATATCGATCTGGACAACCAGTCCGCCGCCGCAACAACCGTCACTTCGTTGACCACGCAGGATGGAGTAATCCGCTTCGATCAGTCCGGCGGCGGCGACGTGAGCTTCACGAACGTGGCAAGCGCTGACGCCAGTGGCACCGCGAACGCCGCCGATATTACCCTAACGTCTTCCGCTGGCTTGACCGCTGGAGACATCACAACAGAAGGCACCGGTTCGGCGGGCACAGCAGCAAGCGACATCACGTTGTCGGCAGGATCGCCGACCGTCGCTGCAGATTCGATCCTACTGACGGGATTGGTCGACGCCGGTGAAGGCACCGTGCGACTAATCAGCAACGGCACGATCAACCAAACAGCCGCCGGAATGATTACGGCGGGAATCCTTGGCGTTCGTCAGGAAGGAACAACAGGCGATATCCGACTGGGCGGCGCAGCCAACGATGTCGACGTGCTGGCAGCGCAAAATCTGGCCGTTGGAGGCGACGTGGTGTACTTCGATAATTCAGCCGCCACAATCGCCAACGTGGCGGCTCGAAACGCGGACGGCGTCAGCTTCAGTTCAACTACCGGCGTTAGTGCCAACGCGGGTGACATCAACATCACGACGGTTGGTGACCTGATCGTCAACGAAGATATCAATGCCGCCCACAATTCGCTCACGACCAGCATCGACGAAGCCATTACGCTCATCAGCCGACAGGGCAATTTTGAACTCGCCGATTCAACCATTATTTCTTCGGACGAAAACACAGCGGCGGGCGTCTTCGACGATGTCACAGGCGATCGAATCACAATTATCGCGGGTTCTGTCAGCGGAACAGGCAATGTGAATCTCGGGACGAATGTTGAAGTGCGAACAGATGGCGGAGTCGCTCGGCAAATCGCGCCGCGACCAACAGCATTCGCTTCTGCGCCAACAGACGGAGCCGAAAGCGCATTCGTGACGCTGTCAAACGCACAGAACCGTCGCAGTTCACTGACACCGCTGGGAGACAGCCTGCTGGGCGTGATGCAACTGGTGTTCGGTGTCGACGGTGAAGAAAATCTTCAGGTCGTTGTTGACTGGGGAGTGGTGTCGCAAACCAGTCTTACAGACGCAGGACTGGCGGGCGATGCGGTGCCTGGGAACATTCTAATGGACGTCCTTGAGTTTTCACTTACCGACGCCGACAAGACGATTTACAACATCGACGAAGGTGGACTCGAATATCGAATTCCGCATCTGTACTCGCCGCTCGATCTCGGCAGTACGCCCAACGACCGCAATGGGCATGAAGTGAATCCAGGGATCATCGGCGTACGATTTTCTGTATCGCAGCACGCATCGATTAATGTCTGGGGCGATTCGGCCACGATTCCAGGTTCGACAGACGTAAATTCACCGCCCCCGTTCACGTCGTCAAACCCCTTGCAGACGATCACGGATGCGACGGGGCAGGTGATCAACCAGCCGGATGCAGGGCTGTCTTTGTTGAGCTCCACAGACACAAATCCAACCGACCAGTTTCCGCAGCAGACGACTGAAACACTGTTCGACGACGATGTGCTGACAAACAGCGGCGTTCCCGTTGGGCGCTCTGAATGGGAATTCACCGCCGGCCCACCACCAGGCACTGTGCTGAACCAGCCTCAAGCGCGGCCAACAATCGACGCCCGTCCACTCGATGCACGAGACCCGCTGCCAATTTTCGAAACGATTGCTGACGATGTGTCGTTCGGTGCCGGAGCGAGTTCAGAAACGGCAATCGGCACCGAGGTGTATCTTCAGATACGCCGCCAATACGAATTGGATGCCGCCGCTGAAGTGGTTGTCTCTCGCGTCACAGACAATGATTTCATTTCCAGTCGCGAGAGCTTTGAAGCATTCGTCCGCGACAACCCGGAACTGACAGATGGGTCCGGCTACGAAGTGTGGCTGGTCACAGAAACCGACGGGCAAGTGGTGCAGCGACCGATTGTGCAGTTCGAAATTACGGGCGGTCGCCCTGAACCAGCGACGGAAGAATTGCCTGCTTCTCTGGAGCCTCTGGAATTGCAACCTGTCCCGTTTGAGCAACCGGACGGCGAGGACGGGGCTGCTGAAGAACCAGACGCGGATGGCAACGTCGATGCACGGGCTGACGCCGAAGCGGATGAAGACACTGATGCCAGCGAGCAGGACGACATGGCGACGGAAGGCGGCGTGATTGCGATACCGGTTATCGCAACGTCAGCAGCGGCCAAATGGCGTCAACAACAGAAGCGGCGCGATGATGGAACGGAACTCACGTCAGTGGCGCGACGTATTCGCCGGATGAAATCCGGCGATTGA
- a CDS encoding carboxypeptidase-like regulatory domain-containing protein, with the protein MKRNKIKQSTRSRRNPKRWAASLCIAMMVGCSVAPQTDYGKLGLIDVTGVITLDGNPLPYAVVTFEDPETGQFSYGQTDESGYYEMQLDTEMSGVMPGDKVVRISTTKKILGLNSGEEGGAGEGEAEEGDAEPSAADTSHELVPAKYNKDSELRASVSASETTFDFDLESE; encoded by the coding sequence ATGAAACGTAATAAGATTAAGCAGTCGACACGCAGCCGGCGCAATCCAAAACGATGGGCCGCCAGTCTTTGCATTGCGATGATGGTTGGCTGCAGCGTTGCTCCGCAAACCGATTACGGCAAGTTGGGCCTGATCGATGTCACCGGTGTCATTACTTTGGACGGTAATCCATTACCCTACGCGGTTGTGACCTTCGAAGATCCGGAAACTGGCCAGTTTTCGTACGGTCAGACGGACGAATCCGGGTACTACGAAATGCAGTTAGACACTGAGATGTCTGGTGTTATGCCAGGCGACAAAGTGGTTCGCATCAGCACGACCAAAAAGATTCTCGGACTGAATTCCGGCGAAGAAGGTGGTGCCGGCGAAGGCGAAGCAGAGGAAGGAGATGCTGAGCCCAGTGCGGCAGACACATCTCACGAACTTGTCCCTGCGAAGTACAACAAGGATTCGGAACTGCGTGCCTCAGTTTCCGCTTCGGAAACCACATTCGATTTCGACCTGGAATCAGAATAG
- a CDS encoding WD40 repeat domain-containing serine/threonine-protein kinase codes for MGKKKRPDKNADDRRDDVISGNSPSPDDDLKFATDSTPGFGPVARRAAESPEPPAEPEADDDPRMQETWVPPVDGPREVRPSTEPEADEDPRLKDTWVPPPDGPPKTAAPKAAPSTSSEDEEDTRLKDAWVPPPDGPPNASPSSDPDGDADTTRDSQSDARNALDPDSTWIPSSTPTHHDFSFDSGDGFSDDAFDDDDFDDEPAIDPDRTVIPFAMPTVDLPSTEVPAEPRPTESPTASPTDELNDQTQDLGLRGNRSMGAGQETVDPDTVVPPEPARKAPATQDGVDGDRRAVETIASVLPASESEDFDQTEVFSKTVGMRNLSEDEYDEWQSEVAEQHSPDTVALEPPTASSTGTPHNAGTQIWNRQSADGLDASLVIRNRPVAGDEAFEQHGKNSAPDYDIVEKIAEGGMGAIYLARQTSLDRELAIKTLKPLKDREQKIVETQGRTQKVAKQRREMFLSEALVTANLVHPHIIPIHDLCQTEDGAPYYSMKRVKGIPWSDRIADMTLEENLEVLHKACDAMAYAHHNGVVNRDLKPENIMLGEFGEVLVLDWGLAIPASAADRKRFVSPASPYGAGTPAYMSPELWSGPAEEIGTWSDIYLLGAILFEIVTGKPPHTFPKPDVNAGATGLWEAIDGVVRINSIRETEVTGELLDIAMQAMQTKPGDRYASVLDFQQAVKKFQTHEESRRLAAKAAATLHYDNGKSSSRGYQNFQTAAALYEESHNAWPENKHAREGLRNTRLAYATVANQNGDYDLGLQVAAQESGEEFTALASQMTRARSFRNRLKQVAVTAAGLIVIVGAVATVLAVQLSQKNRQITSLHGNVEVLQQAEQNLIAETRQLTSEKADLEQRKTELQQQSETLLARQEALLAEQKTLVAAKTLLESENTTLTNEKRQLVGESKSLRLDKQNLTAEVMAVTEQKNAVNKELASLEKRQQKLAEQTVRAAVELRSTSIASLVRNSDFSTALQRIDELIAALDNDPQYTTLPEPEREQRRTELKARQRLLQQNTRSTAAPVQAQVISPSGKLMAWGDSAGKLNVWKIDHETTEFPDAPSASLNIGAPVTEITFDSSERQVIAAAGSSLHLWRPENNQHHMITGHDANITAIQRGESFLLSADADGYIKAWNADSRQPLWSIHADSVVRDLALLPQRGIFLYAGSRGGESADILAYQLPPAENPTARPKRLGQLRFPRDRISPPLRMAVSPDEQLLLISNSRNGELLALPRRTVDDDLARDQFPFEHASDLAKQQATGWVFTHHMRPINDIEFSADGQHIVTASDDRSIGIWQREEDSELRLKFQQRLEGHGAKVNAAGFLDADGATVVSAGADRYCRLWVVADNAAQQQKIEQQFQLTKLMKAPQARPHIPVRWAADAVPATPSQNDRTDSATDYIVLNADQKLQRGAIKSVCLSDDGQRVVTGAADGTAVFWNSSTGKPLGNSSGRLRLSESHTAFAEGHDSNVARMHFLPPDGKRLLTTGFDGNLCLWDADLNRPGTGHQEVKLPGLGLVNAVAVSADGQLIVTSAASHAEAKGAAANVWRTSDLQSNSNCEPVAVLQGFHRSEVSAIAVGRDGARIATGARDGRVAIWNAANGRLLAGGQAHSKNAIVSHLEWLADGRLFSAGFDGRLQLLAADSGGEDKSTAEEDSAAVGNLDVVFEFNHDNVPIARTAFASDQRRFLTVSARTDKATKQTTDELHLWQIGDPEPLRTIRPAVVGGRNAQRITSVHWADNGGRVAAVIDGNLQIFDTDTWKILTVLDAPQAGMADAVFAPPTLQLPNGKAVDGIATFDGTSAHLWDLNNRSHLAAFRPMYAVEAVALSRNADHPVVLTGDRSIRIFNADSTDVDFASSIFKVGSPHRGTVTSLQFAPQPNDDATQLFVSTGADRSAGLWRWNSETREAALVEKLQPKTGGILAAAAFSPSGQRLLLAHADGTLTVLPTATPQADQRTFKVESGQTVELTSATFSDDKRVFAVAGRLLGSGESRAWVFRQGDDGWRAHCVVRGHDAGGINAIAFLPNSPWLVTGGADGHALVWNCQTDRDEASAFAAYEAYEFLKADSPVSHSAPITAISVSASGTVATASEDGTAVIWQMPFRKLED; via the coding sequence ATGGGCAAAAAGAAGCGGCCTGACAAGAATGCGGACGACCGTCGAGACGACGTTATCTCGGGAAATTCTCCCAGTCCCGACGACGATCTGAAATTCGCCACCGATTCGACACCCGGCTTTGGCCCTGTAGCTCGTCGGGCGGCGGAAAGCCCTGAACCGCCTGCCGAACCGGAAGCTGATGACGATCCACGGATGCAGGAAACATGGGTGCCACCGGTTGATGGCCCGCGCGAAGTTCGGCCGTCCACAGAACCTGAAGCCGATGAAGATCCGCGATTGAAAGACACGTGGGTCCCGCCACCTGATGGACCACCCAAAACGGCCGCCCCAAAAGCTGCCCCATCCACGAGTTCAGAAGACGAAGAGGATACGCGGCTCAAAGACGCATGGGTTCCGCCGCCGGATGGTCCGCCCAATGCGTCACCGTCCAGCGATCCGGACGGCGACGCCGACACTACTCGCGATTCGCAATCCGACGCTCGCAACGCACTTGATCCTGACAGCACATGGATTCCTTCCAGCACGCCGACGCATCACGATTTCAGCTTCGATTCCGGAGACGGATTCAGTGACGACGCTTTCGATGACGACGACTTCGACGATGAACCGGCCATCGACCCCGATCGTACGGTGATCCCGTTCGCAATGCCGACTGTCGATCTGCCGTCGACTGAGGTTCCTGCCGAGCCGCGGCCAACTGAGTCTCCAACGGCGTCTCCAACTGATGAACTCAACGACCAAACTCAGGACTTAGGTCTGCGCGGGAACCGATCGATGGGGGCAGGGCAGGAGACGGTCGATCCTGATACCGTCGTCCCGCCAGAACCTGCCCGCAAAGCCCCAGCAACACAAGATGGCGTCGATGGCGATCGACGAGCCGTGGAAACCATTGCGTCTGTGTTGCCCGCCAGCGAGTCCGAGGATTTTGATCAAACAGAAGTGTTCTCAAAGACAGTGGGCATGCGGAATCTGTCGGAAGATGAGTACGACGAATGGCAGTCGGAAGTCGCCGAGCAACACAGTCCGGATACCGTCGCGTTGGAACCGCCAACAGCCTCGTCGACAGGCACTCCGCATAACGCGGGAACTCAAATCTGGAATCGGCAATCGGCCGACGGACTCGATGCGTCGCTCGTTATTCGCAACCGGCCGGTCGCCGGTGACGAAGCATTCGAACAACACGGCAAGAACTCGGCCCCCGACTACGACATCGTCGAAAAAATCGCAGAAGGCGGAATGGGAGCCATCTACCTGGCTCGCCAAACATCGCTCGACCGCGAGCTGGCTATTAAGACGCTCAAACCGCTGAAGGATCGCGAACAAAAGATCGTCGAAACACAGGGACGCACGCAAAAGGTCGCCAAACAACGTCGCGAGATGTTTCTGTCGGAAGCTCTGGTGACGGCGAACCTGGTCCATCCACACATCATTCCGATTCACGATTTATGCCAGACAGAAGATGGCGCACCGTATTATTCCATGAAGCGCGTGAAGGGGATTCCGTGGAGTGATCGCATCGCCGACATGACTCTGGAAGAAAACCTCGAAGTCCTTCACAAAGCGTGCGACGCCATGGCGTACGCGCACCACAACGGAGTCGTGAACCGAGACCTGAAGCCCGAAAACATCATGCTGGGCGAATTCGGTGAAGTGCTGGTCCTGGACTGGGGACTCGCTATCCCGGCGTCAGCCGCCGACCGAAAACGTTTTGTGTCGCCCGCATCGCCCTATGGCGCTGGAACGCCTGCGTACATGTCGCCGGAATTGTGGTCCGGACCGGCGGAAGAAATCGGCACGTGGAGTGACATCTATTTGCTGGGCGCGATTCTGTTTGAGATTGTTACCGGCAAGCCGCCTCACACGTTCCCCAAACCTGACGTCAATGCTGGCGCAACCGGATTGTGGGAGGCGATTGATGGCGTTGTGCGAATCAATTCCATTCGCGAAACCGAAGTCACTGGCGAGTTACTCGACATTGCGATGCAGGCGATGCAAACCAAACCGGGCGATCGGTATGCGTCGGTGCTCGATTTCCAACAGGCCGTCAAGAAGTTTCAGACGCACGAAGAAAGCCGTCGTCTTGCTGCCAAGGCCGCCGCAACCCTGCACTACGACAACGGGAAGTCGTCCTCACGCGGCTACCAAAACTTTCAAACGGCGGCAGCACTGTACGAAGAATCACACAATGCATGGCCGGAAAACAAACACGCTCGTGAAGGCCTTCGCAATACGCGACTCGCCTATGCAACGGTGGCCAATCAAAATGGCGACTACGACCTCGGTCTGCAAGTGGCCGCTCAGGAAAGCGGCGAAGAATTCACAGCACTTGCCTCACAAATGACGAGAGCTCGCAGTTTTCGCAATCGGCTGAAGCAGGTTGCGGTGACTGCCGCAGGGCTGATCGTGATTGTCGGTGCCGTCGCGACAGTGCTGGCCGTTCAGCTTTCGCAGAAGAATCGCCAGATCACATCACTGCACGGCAACGTCGAAGTACTTCAGCAGGCGGAACAAAACCTTATCGCCGAAACTCGACAGCTCACCAGCGAAAAAGCAGATCTCGAACAGCGGAAGACCGAACTGCAGCAGCAAAGCGAAACACTGCTGGCCAGGCAGGAAGCGTTGCTGGCCGAACAGAAAACGCTCGTGGCCGCGAAGACGTTGCTTGAATCCGAAAACACGACGCTGACAAACGAAAAGCGGCAGCTTGTTGGGGAAAGCAAAAGTCTTCGCCTCGACAAACAGAATCTGACCGCAGAAGTGATGGCCGTTACGGAGCAAAAGAACGCCGTCAACAAAGAACTGGCCAGCCTGGAAAAGCGTCAACAGAAGCTGGCAGAACAAACCGTGCGAGCGGCCGTGGAATTGCGGAGCACTTCGATTGCGAGCCTCGTACGCAACTCCGATTTCTCAACAGCATTGCAGCGGATCGATGAACTCATCGCCGCTCTGGACAACGATCCGCAATACACGACTCTGCCTGAACCGGAACGAGAACAACGCCGCACAGAACTGAAGGCCCGTCAACGCCTGCTGCAACAGAACACGCGGTCAACAGCCGCTCCGGTACAGGCTCAGGTCATCAGTCCGTCCGGAAAACTGATGGCATGGGGCGATTCGGCCGGAAAGCTGAACGTTTGGAAAATCGATCATGAAACAACTGAGTTCCCCGACGCGCCGAGTGCTTCACTGAATATCGGCGCGCCAGTGACTGAGATCACCTTCGATAGCAGCGAACGCCAGGTGATCGCGGCGGCCGGAAGCTCGCTGCATTTGTGGCGACCGGAAAACAACCAGCATCACATGATCACTGGTCATGATGCCAACATCACCGCGATCCAGCGTGGTGAATCGTTTTTGCTATCGGCCGACGCCGATGGCTACATCAAGGCATGGAACGCGGACAGTCGACAACCGCTGTGGTCCATTCACGCGGATTCTGTCGTGCGAGATCTCGCGTTGCTGCCGCAGCGTGGCATCTTTTTGTATGCCGGTTCGCGAGGTGGAGAATCGGCCGACATTCTGGCGTACCAACTTCCACCCGCTGAAAATCCCACGGCGCGGCCGAAGCGCTTAGGCCAGCTTCGGTTCCCTCGCGATCGCATCAGCCCACCGCTGCGAATGGCGGTTTCCCCGGATGAGCAACTACTGCTGATCAGCAATAGTCGAAACGGCGAACTTCTGGCACTGCCACGGCGAACTGTTGACGACGACCTGGCACGTGACCAGTTTCCATTTGAGCATGCTTCCGATTTAGCCAAACAGCAGGCGACCGGTTGGGTATTCACTCACCACATGCGTCCGATCAACGATATTGAATTTTCAGCAGACGGGCAGCACATCGTCACCGCCAGCGATGACCGCTCCATAGGCATCTGGCAGCGCGAAGAAGACAGCGAACTGCGATTAAAATTTCAGCAAAGACTGGAAGGTCACGGCGCGAAGGTTAACGCTGCTGGGTTTTTGGATGCAGACGGCGCAACGGTGGTTTCTGCCGGAGCCGATCGGTATTGCCGTCTGTGGGTCGTCGCGGACAACGCCGCCCAACAGCAAAAAATCGAACAACAGTTTCAGCTGACGAAGTTAATGAAGGCACCTCAAGCACGGCCGCACATTCCCGTGCGGTGGGCCGCCGACGCCGTCCCAGCGACACCTTCGCAGAACGATCGCACGGATTCTGCAACTGACTACATCGTGCTAAATGCTGATCAAAAGTTGCAGCGAGGCGCGATCAAATCGGTGTGCCTCAGCGATGATGGCCAGCGAGTCGTCACCGGAGCGGCCGACGGGACGGCCGTTTTTTGGAATTCATCAACCGGCAAGCCCTTGGGGAATTCGTCTGGCCGCTTACGCCTTTCTGAATCACACACCGCGTTTGCCGAAGGGCATGATTCCAATGTGGCTCGAATGCACTTCCTGCCGCCGGACGGTAAACGCCTGCTGACGACCGGCTTCGATGGCAATCTGTGCCTGTGGGATGCAGATTTGAACCGGCCTGGCACGGGGCATCAGGAAGTGAAGCTGCCAGGTCTGGGGCTGGTCAACGCTGTGGCCGTTTCTGCCGATGGGCAGTTGATTGTCACATCCGCAGCGAGTCATGCGGAAGCGAAAGGCGCGGCGGCCAACGTCTGGCGGACCTCAGACCTGCAATCAAATTCGAACTGCGAACCGGTGGCCGTATTACAGGGCTTTCACCGTTCTGAAGTCTCCGCAATCGCAGTCGGCCGCGACGGTGCCAGAATTGCCACCGGAGCTCGCGACGGCCGCGTCGCCATCTGGAACGCTGCAAATGGCCGGCTGCTGGCGGGCGGACAGGCACATTCCAAGAATGCAATTGTGAGTCACCTGGAATGGCTGGCAGATGGCCGCCTGTTTTCCGCCGGCTTCGATGGCCGCCTGCAGCTGCTGGCTGCTGATTCAGGCGGCGAAGACAAGTCGACCGCGGAAGAAGACTCTGCCGCAGTAGGAAACCTGGACGTCGTATTCGAATTTAATCACGACAATGTCCCGATTGCTCGGACAGCATTCGCGTCAGATCAACGCCGTTTTCTGACCGTTAGTGCTCGAACAGACAAAGCGACCAAACAAACGACCGACGAATTGCATCTGTGGCAGATCGGGGATCCCGAACCGCTGCGTACGATTCGTCCTGCCGTTGTCGGCGGCCGAAATGCCCAAAGAATCACTTCGGTCCATTGGGCCGACAATGGCGGTCGAGTGGCAGCGGTCATCGACGGGAATTTGCAGATCTTTGACACGGACACATGGAAAATTCTGACGGTGCTGGATGCGCCGCAGGCTGGAATGGCAGATGCCGTTTTTGCCCCGCCGACGTTGCAATTGCCGAACGGAAAAGCAGTCGACGGCATCGCCACGTTTGACGGCACGTCGGCTCATCTGTGGGACCTCAACAACCGTTCGCATCTGGCGGCGTTCAGGCCAATGTATGCCGTCGAAGCCGTCGCACTTTCTCGCAATGCGGACCACCCGGTCGTGCTGACAGGCGACCGTTCGATCCGGATTTTCAATGCAGACTCAACCGACGTCGATTTTGCGAGCAGCATTTTCAAGGTCGGCAGCCCTCATCGTGGAACTGTCACAAGCCTGCAGTTCGCTCCCCAGCCGAACGACGATGCGACTCAGCTATTCGTGAGTACCGGAGCAGACCGTTCGGCAGGGCTGTGGCGCTGGAATTCAGAAACCCGGGAAGCAGCGCTCGTGGAAAAGCTGCAGCCGAAAACCGGAGGAATTCTGGCCGCCGCGGCATTCAGTCCGTCCGGGCAAAGGCTCTTGCTGGCCCACGCAGACGGAACGCTCACTGTGCTCCCCACCGCGACGCCTCAGGCAGACCAGCGAACTTTTAAAGTCGAAAGCGGACAGACGGTGGAACTTACATCTGCCACGTTTTCCGATGACAAACGCGTTTTCGCGGTCGCCGGCCGGTTGTTGGGCAGTGGTGAAAGTCGCGCGTGGGTATTTCGGCAGGGTGATGACGGCTGGCGAGCGCATTGCGTGGTGCGAGGCCACGACGCGGGCGGAATCAACGCCATCGCGTTTTTGCCGAATTCGCCATGGCTGGTCACTGGCGGAGCAGACGGGCACGCGCTGGTCTGGAACTGTCAGACAGACCGCGACGAGGCCAGTGCATTCGCGGCGTACGAAGCGTACGAATTCCTAAAAGCTGACAGCCCGGTCTCTCATTCCGCCCCAATCACGGCCATCAGCGTGTCGGCCAGCGGCACTGTGGCCACCGCCAGCGAAGACGGCACTGCGGTCATCTGGCAGATGCCATTTCGCAAACTCGAAGATTAA